GGTCTCAACCCGAGCAACTACGCTATACTGGATCGCCGTTAACGCACGTACACCTAAATAGCCGACTAAAAAGGGAATAAAATAAGAATCAAAGTCTGTATTTAAGCTGGCAATCATAATTAACGAAAAAATCATTTGGGTAATCAGAAAAATTCGATGATGGATTAAATCTTTGCCGAAACGATTGGTAAATAGCGTTTGACCAACCCAGCTCCACCAAATCGGAATAAAGATTAAAATAAATTTAAAAATAAATTCGGTCGGTATTTCTCCATCCTCAACGTGAAATAACACGCCTGTAACGACGGATATTGCACCAACAAATAGTAAATCTGAAAAAAGCTCTAACCAAGTCACTTTTTTAATTTCCATATAAAAAACCCAGTCCTTACTAAATAAAATGTAATAATTTTGTTTAATCCTGAAACATAAAGTTTCACAATTAATGGTTACGTGTTCACTCTAATTTACCACCTCATCCTGTTAAATGCCATATAGCTGGGGATTTCCTTTCTTGGTGAATAGGAAAGTATAAGTTTTTAAGGAAATCCACATAAGAAAAGACATCAATTCGCGCTATAAAAATCTGAATATTCTATTGATTCTATCGTCCCAGTGGTCTAATCTAAAGAAGGAATACAATTTGGAGGGACGCAAAATGACGACTGAGAAAACAAACGTAGAAAGCTTTGACTTAGATCATACAAAGGTAGTTGCTCCATATGTACGCTTAGCTGGTACAAAACAAGGCGTAAAAGGGGATGTTGTAACAAAATACGATATTCGCTTTAAGCAACCAAACAAAGAACATATGGAAATGCCAGCGCTTCACTCATTAGAGCATTTAATGGCTGACCGCATTCGCAATCATTCAGATGCCGTAGTAGACCTATCGCCTATGGGTTGCCAAACAGGCTTCTATGTATCATTCATTAATTATGATGATTACGAAGGTATCTTAGCAATTTTAGAAAAAACAGCACAAGATGTGTTGGCAGCAACTTCAGTACCTGCATGTAATGAAGTACAATGCGGTTGGGCAGCGAGCCATAGTTTAGAAGGTGCACAGGCGTTAGCGAAAGAGTTTTTAGACAAACGCGCAGAATGGCATATTGTTTTTAATGAAGACTAAAAAGCTGAACGTTACGGTAATGAAATCGTAGCGTTCAGCTTTTCACTTATAATAATGTATGAGTATCGCTTCGGTAGGCGGGCACAAAATCATGTAAAAACTTCGCTACTGCTTGCTCGTAATCACCAGGATTTTCATTAAATGACTTAGCATGCGCCCCTTGATCAAATAATTTGAGTCTTTTCGGCTCAGGCTTAGCTTCGTATAATTCCTCGGCCATTCTAGAAGGAATGAAATCGTCTGGTGTGCTGTGGATAAACATTACAGGCTTTTCGATATGTTTAACTGCAACGATTGGCATTACTTCTTTTACTGAGTAGCCATCTCGAATACGCATGAAAAAGTCAGCAAAGGAAATCGTATATTTGGCATCAATTGGCACTGTATTTTCAAAAATTTCTTTTAACAAAGCGGGGAAGTTAGAAAAGGCACAATCCGAAATATAAAAGTCCGCATCATCAGCAATTGTTCCAGCATATAACAGCGTTGTCGCAGCGCCCATGGATTCACCGTGAATGCCTAAAATCGCATCTGGTCCAATTTCTTCGCGCACTTTAGCAACAACTGCTTGTAAATCAAATTTCTCGTAATGGCCGTAGCTTGTCGTTTTTCCTTCTGATTCGCCATGACGACGATGGTCATAAACAACCGCGTTAAAACCAAGTCGTTCGAACAAACGTGCATAGCGCATAGAATTGATTTTGTTTTCCGTAACACCATGACAAATGATCACGGTATTTTTCGTTTCTAACGGTTTTAAAAAAATGCCGCTTATCATATAGCCGTTTGGGGATTTGATTGATAGTAACTCTTTTGGACATCCCTCGTACCATGCCTCATCAAAACGCTTTGAGGTAATTTCACGCTCTAAAATGAAAGCATCGTCTTTTTTCTTAATATACATAAGGCGATTTGTCATTACGACACCTGTTACCGTTGTCGCAGCGGCAAGCAATGTTGTCACGATACTTCCAGATAAAAATAACGTACGCTTTTTCATATGAAGTCACTCCCTTGATAACTTTATTATTCAATGAACATCGAACAGAAATCAACTAAAATGTACCAAATAATGTTAGTGAACTTGGGTGTTAAAAATGGAAAATGTTTGATAAAATTTTTAATAAGCAACATTGTTTGCTATGGGATGGAGTATGAAAGGGGCAAAGGTTTATGACACAAGAAGTAGTAATTGTAAGTGCAGTACGTACCGCAATTGGTGCGTTCCAAGGAACATTAAAAGATATTGCAGCACCAACATTAGGTAGTATTGTCATTAAAGAGGCTTTACAACGAATTAATTTAGATTCAGCACTTGTAGATGAAGTCATTATGGGAAATGTATTAGCAGCAGGCACAGGTCAAAATCCAGCGAGACAGGCGAGTATCCAAGCCGGGATTCCATCTGCAGTACCCGCCATGACGATTAATAAAGTATGTGGCTCGGGTTTAAAAGCAGTTCATTTAGCAGCGCAAGCAATTTTAGCGGGAGATGCAGAAATCGTTATCGCAGGTGGCTTTGAAAATATGAGCCAGGCACCCTATATTATGCAAAATGCTCGAGAAGGCTTCCGAATGGGCGACCAAAAAATTATTGATACCATGATTAAGGATGGATTATGGTGCGCATTTAACGATTATCATATGGGCGTTACTGCGGAAAATTTATGCGATCAATATGACATTACTCGTGATGAACAGGATGCGTTTTCAGCACGTTCACAACAACAAGCGGCACAGGCAATTGCAGAAGGAAAGTTCGCACAGGAAATCGTACCAGTTGAAATTCCGCAGCGTAAAGGGGAGCCGATTGTATTTGCACAAGATGAGTACGTGAAATCTGGCACAACAGCAGAAAAATTAGGTAGTTTACGTCCAGCATTTAAAAAGGATGGTTCGGTAACTGCAGGAAACGCATCAGGTATTAATGATGGAGCGGCTGCGGTTGTTGTTATGTCAAAGCAGCGTGCATTAGAGCTCGGCATTAAACCAATGGCGACTATTGTTGCAAATGCAAGTGCAGGTGTTGATCCGGCAATTATGGGTATTGGTCCGGTTCAAGCGGTAAAAAAAGCTTTAACAAAAGCAAATTTAACACTAGACGAAATGGATGTAATTGAAGCGAATGAAGCATTTGCAGCACAATCAATTGCTGTGGATCGCGAATTGGCATTCAATCATGATAAACTAAATGTTAATGGCGGTGCGATTGCACTTGGACACCCTATTGGAGCAAGCGGGGCACGTATATTAGTAACGCTATTACACGAAATGCAAAAGCAAGACGCAAACTATGGTTTAGCCACACTTTGCATTGGTGGTGGTCAAGGGGTAGCAACAATCATTAAACGTTAACAAATGAAAAAGGTGAGTACAATGGCAAAAAAGAAACAACAACGTCAAACTTCAGAATTTGAATTACCAAAAGAAAAAGCTGCAACATTGGCCGATCAACTGGGTGGAGATGTACTAGCAAAATTAAAAGCGGCGAAGCAGGAAATGGTTGCCGATGAGCAAGCAAAAGAGGAAGAACGTATTGCAAAAGCGAAGTTCGAGAAAAAGCAACGCGAAAAAAATATGAGCTTTGAAGAATTATTTAACCAATACGGTGACCAAGGCTCGAAGTTTTAGTTAGAATAACACATTTCGCGCTATTTTGACGCGAAATGATGTCGTTTCTTATTTTGATTTTTCCGAAAAAAGGTAGTGCTGAAAAAAATCAGCGCTACCTTTTTACATAATGATACATAACAAGAATGAGTTTTGCGATGAGTAAAAATGTCAACGCGCCACACGCGTCTAACATAACATCACCCATCACCCCTATTCGTCCGGGTATCATGCTTTGGCGATATTCATCTAAACTTGCAATGACCACAACGCTTAAAAAGCTAAGTATCATTGGAAATCGCCATTTTAAGCGATTGTAAAAGCTAAATAAAATTAGTGCTAAAAGCCCGTACCCAAAGAAATGAGTACCTTTACGAATCAAAAATTCAATAAATTTAAAATAACCTTTCGTCTCAACGGAAACAATGCCACCCCAATAATGAAACTGGAGCTGACTAAGCCAATGCTCTAACGGTTTATCCTGTAAAACATCTTGCAGCAAGGGAATTAGTGATTGCTGTTCGTAACTCATGTTCGACATGATGACGACAACAATCAAACCAGTCACTACGAAAAAAATCGATTTTCTCATCGGTGATCGGTATAACGGTCCTGACGCGTATAATGAGCCAATTGATTGATATTGTCGATTGATTGAGCTTTTTCATAGGCTGCTAAGTTTTGCTGTAATTGCTGTATCGTACGGGCACCAATGACTGTTGAACTCACAGCACTATGTTGCAAGTTAAACGCAATTGCCGCTGCATGTACATCTCCGTAAAGTGCTTCAATTTTTTCTAAAAGTATTGTTGCCTGTGCTTCATCGTAGCTCATAAATGGTTTTAAGCGTTTGCGCCATTCATTTGTTAAGAGCCCTTTTGCGACAGAACCACGCGTCACGACAGAAGCCCCATTCTGTTCGATTGACTCGAAAAACTCACTTGCACGCTCATCAAGAATATTAAATTGCATCATATTGCTTATCGCAGCGCTATTTTTCAAAAAAGGTAAGAAAGCGTTAGGACGAATTGATGAAATCCCGTATTCACGAATTAACCCTTCTTTTTTTAACCCTTCAAATGTATCGATAATTTCTTCCCAATTATCATCTAGTGTGCCGCCATGTAGCTGATAGACGTCAATATAATCTGTTTGCAAGCGACGCAAGCTATCTCGCACAGCATTGTTAATATAGCTTGCTGACGTATCCCAGCACCAGCTATCCTTGCCGTCTTGCCAGCGATTACCTACTTTTGTTGCTATAATAATGTTGTTACGGTGCGCTTTCAATGCTTCACCTACAACCTTTTCATTTTCTCCACGGTCATATAAATCAGCTGTATCAAAATAATTAATACCTGCATCGATTGCGGTATCAATGATTTGCTTGGCTTCCTGAGCGATAGGAGGAAGAGACATACAGCCTAGACTGACTTCTGAAATTTTGATTGCGCTATTTCCTAAAGTACGATTTTTCATTGGAACACCTCCATCATTTCTTTATTTTAGAATTTCCATTTCTAATGGTACAATGAAAACAAGTTGCAGAACAAGTGGAGGCGATATGATGAATAAGTTTGAAGAGCGCACAATCCAATCAACTCCTATTTTTAATGGGAAAGTAATTTCATTAAAGGTGGATGATGTGACATTGCCAAACGGGGCTACATCAAAGCGAGAAATTATTAATCATCCAGGCGCAGTTGCAGTCATTGCGATTACTGAGGATAATAAATTGCTTCTAGTGGAG
This portion of the Solibacillus daqui genome encodes:
- a CDS encoding S-ribosylhomocysteine lyase → MTTEKTNVESFDLDHTKVVAPYVRLAGTKQGVKGDVVTKYDIRFKQPNKEHMEMPALHSLEHLMADRIRNHSDAVVDLSPMGCQTGFYVSFINYDDYEGILAILEKTAQDVLAATSVPACNEVQCGWAASHSLEGAQALAKEFLDKRAEWHIVFNED
- a CDS encoding alpha/beta hydrolase — encoded protein: MKKRTLFLSGSIVTTLLAAATTVTGVVMTNRLMYIKKKDDAFILEREITSKRFDEAWYEGCPKELLSIKSPNGYMISGIFLKPLETKNTVIICHGVTENKINSMRYARLFERLGFNAVVYDHRRHGESEGKTTSYGHYEKFDLQAVVAKVREEIGPDAILGIHGESMGAATTLLYAGTIADDADFYISDCAFSNFPALLKEIFENTVPIDAKYTISFADFFMRIRDGYSVKEVMPIVAVKHIEKPVMFIHSTPDDFIPSRMAEELYEAKPEPKRLKLFDQGAHAKSFNENPGDYEQAVAKFLHDFVPAYRSDTHTLL
- a CDS encoding acetyl-CoA C-acetyltransferase, translated to MTQEVVIVSAVRTAIGAFQGTLKDIAAPTLGSIVIKEALQRINLDSALVDEVIMGNVLAAGTGQNPARQASIQAGIPSAVPAMTINKVCGSGLKAVHLAAQAILAGDAEIVIAGGFENMSQAPYIMQNAREGFRMGDQKIIDTMIKDGLWCAFNDYHMGVTAENLCDQYDITRDEQDAFSARSQQQAAQAIAEGKFAQEIVPVEIPQRKGEPIVFAQDEYVKSGTTAEKLGSLRPAFKKDGSVTAGNASGINDGAAAVVVMSKQRALELGIKPMATIVANASAGVDPAIMGIGPVQAVKKALTKANLTLDEMDVIEANEAFAAQSIAVDRELAFNHDKLNVNGGAIALGHPIGASGARILVTLLHEMQKQDANYGLATLCIGGGQGVATIIKR
- a CDS encoding YqkE family protein produces the protein MAKKKQQRQTSEFELPKEKAATLADQLGGDVLAKLKAAKQEMVADEQAKEEERIAKAKFEKKQREKNMSFEELFNQYGDQGSKF
- a CDS encoding VanZ family protein, coding for MRKSIFFVVTGLIVVVIMSNMSYEQQSLIPLLQDVLQDKPLEHWLSQLQFHYWGGIVSVETKGYFKFIEFLIRKGTHFFGYGLLALILFSFYNRLKWRFPMILSFLSVVVIASLDEYRQSMIPGRIGVMGDVMLDACGALTFLLIAKLILVMYHYVKR
- a CDS encoding aldo/keto reductase; the protein is MKNRTLGNSAIKISEVSLGCMSLPPIAQEAKQIIDTAIDAGINYFDTADLYDRGENEKVVGEALKAHRNNIIIATKVGNRWQDGKDSWCWDTSASYINNAVRDSLRRLQTDYIDVYQLHGGTLDDNWEEIIDTFEGLKKEGLIREYGISSIRPNAFLPFLKNSAAISNMMQFNILDERASEFFESIEQNGASVVTRGSVAKGLLTNEWRKRLKPFMSYDEAQATILLEKIEALYGDVHAAAIAFNLQHSAVSSTVIGARTIQQLQQNLAAYEKAQSIDNINQLAHYTRQDRYTDHR